One Octopus sinensis linkage group LG11, ASM634580v1, whole genome shotgun sequence genomic window carries:
- the LOC115217404 gene encoding trace amine-associated receptor 1-like: MENLNLLSLVSLLVPIVLILLILLGNIVVIICILYSKQLQTATYIAVLILACFDITLAFCLPFAVMESYRPLYLVSNQMLINMSGASLSAQCLIAFNRFQTLMKPLSYKANVTIKRTLYLIALTVFYCTVVAWTPFLIEWETNGLLLFDDNIFLLQVILKNTYALFFVAVFIPVCLVTFFCYYKIYGIAKRHSEMIAALEISLNHNGSLACRKTKYAKTIACIICAFLLWFPFQMCVVFESATNLKTMKRFRTGLLYLAIFNCILNPWIYSYNNSQFRSALKLICRNIYEQCLKYKRQLINEIIKKPLHSATLPTFTILPVYQNKIQSCCYEYEAFLHAIHKKRKTCFFCPLLNLPQTRITESDTQKSHFATKKLFHIPDITTPVDNLVT; this comes from the coding sequence ATGGAGAATCTAAACTTGTTATCATTGGTCTCCTTACTGGTACCAATAGTCCTTATCTTACTTATTCTTCTGGGAAACATTGTAGTAATCATATGTATCCTATACAGCAAACAGCTTCAAACTGCCACCTATATCGCAGTACTCATTCTAGCATGCTTTGACATCACTCTTGCGTTTTGCCTGCCATTTGCTGTCATGGAATCATACCGTCCCCTTTATTTAGTCTCAAACCAAATGCTGATAAATATGTCTGGTGCTTCTCTCAGTGCCCAGTGCTTGATAGCTTTCAATCGCTTCCAGACTCTGATGAAGCCGCTTTCCTATAAGGCAAATGTCACAATAAAAAGGACACTCTACTTGATTGCCCTCACGGTTTTCTATTGTACTGTTGTAGCATGGACACCATTTCTTATTGAATGGGAGACAAATGGACTCTTGTTATTTGATGATAATATTTTTCTCCTTCAAGTCATTTTGAAAAATACATATGCACTGTTTTTTGTTGCAGTCTTTATTCCAGTATGTCTTGTGACGTTTTTCTGCTACTATAAGATATATGGAATCGCAAAACGCCACAGTGAGATGATAGCAGCTCTGGAGATTTCACTGAATCACAATGGTAGCTTAGCatgtagaaaaacaaaatatgccaaAACTATTGCCTGTATCATCTGTGCTTTTCTACTTTGGTTTCCTTTTCAAATGTGTGTGGTTTTTGAGAGTGCAAccaatttgaaaaccatgaaGAGATTTCGGACTGGTCTACTTTATTTAGCTATTTTCAACTGCATTTTGAATCCATGGATCTACTCCTACAATAACTCGCAATTTCGTTCTGCATTGAAACTCATCTGCAGGAATATCTATGAACAGTGTTTGAAATACAAGAGACAGTTAATTAATGAAATCATCAAAAAGCCCTTACACAGTGCCACTCTTCCCACATTTACCATATTACCAGTTtatcaaaacaaaattcaaaGCTGCTGCTATGAATATGAAGCTTTCCTTCATGCAAttcacaagaaaagaaaaacctgCTTCTTTTGTCCCCTATTAAATTTACCACAAACCAGAATTACAGAGAGTGACACACAAAAATCCCATTTTGCAACCAAGAAGCTTTTCCATATTCCTGATATAACAACCCCTGTGGATAATTTAGTGACATGA